TATACTATATCTGTCCATAAAAAATCATTACTTCCTCTGCCATAAAATGTAAGGGGCGTCTAAAGGTTATTCAAAAGCCGACGTCTTCTAATTTTGATTAAATttctataaaaaaattaaaacatttacaatactaaatcaatatcattagattcaccataaaatatattttatCAATGAGTCCATTCAATAATGTAGATGTAGATACTTTTTCCTAAATATTTGATCAAAGTTAATAGGAGTTGACTTTTGACTATTCGTAGGCACCTTAAGTTTTGGGACGGAGGGTGTATCTAGTATATAGATATATCGATTTTGCTAATGAGAATTAAGCTCGTGCTTAGTAGAATCCGTAGCATTTGGATCGCGCCAAGATTCGTGCTAGTTGTCTTCTACCTTGTGGAGGGAGGAGTTAGAGGAGCGTCCGCCGAGCTGGAGCCAGTGATGGCATGGGTAACTGCAGCGGAGACGACGATGGTGAGGACGGatcttagggtttagggtgcagGTGCGGGAGCCGGCACCGGAGAAGAAGGGGCAGGGCTTAGAGGGATGGCCAGAGCAGCAGTGGACCGACGGAGGAGGAGCTTTGACGGAGCGAGGCGGCGAGGCGAGGGGTCGCGGCAGCGCGCCGACAACGAGGAGGCATGTCTGTGGTTCAGCCGACAGTGGCGGCAGGGGCACACCGGAGATGAGGAAGAAAGCCCTACTGAGAACTAATTAAGTTCTTGGTAGGGTGAGCCCAAGTTACACCTTAGATATATTCAAATTTAGAAAATCTACTGTACATATAAATTTAAAATTAGATAAATCTAAGATATATTATTATGGACGATAGGAGTAGTAATAAAAACCAGAAATTCGAATTGAAGATTCTAACAGTAGCCAGTTATCATGAACTGGATAAAAATGGTACAAATAACTCTGTACAAAAATGGCCGTGCGATCATCATGCATGTTTTGCTCCCTCTCGGTCGGTACGTGGCCAACTGTTCAATCGACTTGCATGGTTTCCAGTTTCCACGCAGGTGTGGAAAGCCGTACTTGGAATAATTTTCACTAGCTACATGTAGTCGCTCACATCAAGGAGATCGGACAGGTGCATGTCGAACAGCCCGGCGGTGTCGGCGGCGCTGATGGCGTCAAAACTGCTGGCGCTCGCGCAGAACGTTGTCGTCGTCGAAGCCGAGTTCACGCGCCCCGCAGCGGGGCTCGACGACGGCGTGGACACGCCGGAGCCGACGTTGcagttgttgttgctgctgctgacCGTGCCGCTCCACTGCTGGTTGGACGTGTCTGACACCATCTGCATCAGCGGCGGCATGTAGTCGACCTGGCCATCGTAGGCAGGGAGGTGCGTGTAGTCACCGCAGGCCACCATGTGATCCTGGTGCGCGGGGTTCGCGTGGACCAGGGCTGGCATTTGGTACGCCGAGTTGGGCGGCATGAACTGGTCTGCACCCGTGGCATGCTGCGGCGGCGCCTGCTGATTCGAGGCCTGCTGCGCCATCTGCGCTTGGATGAGCCAGGGCAGGAGCATCTGCTGCTCGGCCGTGGTGGAGGCGGGCGTCGGCGCGGCGAGGAGGGTGGAGGCGAGGCGGAGGAGGTCCGGGTAGCCGGCGAGCGGCTCGAGCGCGCGGAGCGTGTCGAGGTCGCCCTGCGTGGGGTAGTAGGCGGCCGCGGGCTTGAGCAGCGCGGAGAGGTCGAGGAGGTCGAGGCGCGGCGCATGGGTGACGGGGTCGAGGCCCATGCGGAGGAGGCGCTTGCGGATGTGCGTGTTCCAGTAGTTCTTGATCTCGTTGTCCGTGCGTCCCGGCAGCCGCGCCGCAATGGCTGACCACCTAGACAAGCAATCATGCACAGGGAAGAAGATCAAAATCATGAAACCGTACGCGCGCCTAGCTATCCTGTTGCAACAGAGACGTACTTGTTGATGTTAACTGAGTTGATTtagttagttcttacttgttgccGAGGATGCTGTGGAGCTGGATGATGGTCTcctcctcctcgaaggagaagcGGCCGCGCTTGATGTCCGGCCGGAGGTAGTTtgtccaacgcagccggcagctcTTCCCGCAACGCTCCAGGCCTGCACACACGACACAAAGCATGAGAAACGATAGCTTTGCGTGGGTAGCTAAGTTGCGAGCGCAATTAGCTAGGAGGATGCTCACCGGCATTCTTGGGCATGGTGCGCCAGTTCCCCTGGCCGTGCTTCTTGATGTAGGCGACGAGCTTCTCGTCCTCCTCCTGCGTCCACGGCCCCTTCTTCAGCCCAGTCCTCTCGCAGCACGGCGCGCGCCCCATCGACCGAGATGGTACAGAACTGTAGAGACGGATTGGACGGCGATCGAGCAAGAAATGAAAAGGTTGGGTTTGTCTCGCAGCTCTGGGAGGTTACGGCCTTACGGGTTGTTGCAGTCCTGTGTCTACACGAGAAGATGGAGAGCTAGCTAATACTAGACGAGTGTGAAAACTTAGGCGATGGAGGTACAGGAAGACGAAGGTGTGTGGGGGCGATTGAAAGGCTTATAAAGGGCAGGACGGCGACGGGCTAGGGGGTGGCGGTGGAAGTCAACAGGATTCGGTGCCGGCCATTGTTTATCGGGGCCGCGACGTGGCCGCGGGCCTGCGTCGCAGGGCCAGCACAGCAGGGAGCCGGGGACCGGACCCCTGGCCGCCTTTATGATCTGTTGGATGTGCATGGATCgatcggaggttgaagaaaggttgcgCGAAAACGCACGAGGGGCACCCCCAGTAGTAGCCAAGCAGATCGCGCGCGACGCGCTGGCGTGCCACCCCGACTATCCCATCGTTCAAGGCAAAGCTAGGAACTAGCCCCAAGGAACATGGTCGTACGGCTTGTCTCGAGTAATCTTATGTGTCGATCCTTTACAGAGCAGATAAGTGTCCATTCCACTAAGAACATGCCATTTTTATCGATCATGTATATGCCAATCAGCCTGATTAGTCTTATGCTGTGACTAAGATAATCTTATGTGTCGATTCTTATGGGGCACAGTGACTGTGCTTTCTGCCTTCCCCTTGCCTTATCCATTACGAACATGCAAACGGAGACCGAGCTACATGTAGTCCTTTTATTCTAGATGTACACAATGATGAAATCTACAAACGggcaaaatctcaatgtgaaattcTTTGTATTATAGACTAcataaaaataacaaaatcttACAGGTTTTATAGTTTTGAAATGTGCACTATGCACTATTCTCAGATCCACatgtttgtcatttttgtgtagcctaaaaaGTATTAAGAATTTCATATTGAGATTTGGCATGTTTGTAGATTCCATCATTGGCTACAAGAATTTTTTTTCAAAACTTTTTGAAACTTAAAAATATGATTTCCGAATTTGGAAAATAAAAAAGCCacatgtagctcggcctccaTTTAGCCACTCTCCTTCAAATGCACGTCTTTAAAACACGTGTAAAGTGCACCAAAGATCGATATTTCTGTCTGAAACTACGTACCTCGGCTAGAATAGGAACGAAATACAAACCTATGTAGTTTTAAAATATAATTGCGTGCCCGAATTCAACATTGGCACTGATCATAGTGCCCGCATTCAACATTGGCACCGATCACagttcataagacaaagattttGAACATGCATATGTTGATAAATGCAACTATATGACCCACATCTGATTAGGTGGACCGCACTCGGTGAAGACTATCTCCTCGTAGGTGGAGGGAGACTGTGGTGGGGGAGAGGGAGCCCATCGAGCGGCGCCACACGAGCTCCCCGCCTCCATGTCATGGACGCCGCAACGGAAGACCCGCGGTGGCTCTAGACCATTGTTGGTCCAGCGGCGGGCGTCGCGCTTCCTCGCGCCCTACAATCAGACAAGCGGCGCGTGCTCCTTATTGAGAGTGTGTCGTGCCCGAACGTAGTCCCAGGGATGCACAATGTTGCAAAGGAACCACCATGGCTACGCCCGACAAGATTGAGCGATGCCCGAGACTCCTTGCACCATGAGGGTGCCAGATCTAGATACTGCGGTGGTAGATTTTGTCAGCGGCATCAGATTACGTGGCGGCTGCGGCGGGAGCGCGGTGTAGTTGGTGGGATCGGGCATAGCGGATTCAACCCAAatactttgttttttttttttgcatagcaTCTCCGACCACCGCCCAGACCTCAACCGTACCTACGATGTGACGAGACTCAAGTTTGGTACTCAAGCACCATTATCGGACTGAAGGGAGATACTCGAGTTTGGAACACCATGTTTTCGATCTCACATAGGCCCCCCAGCAACCTACTGAGGAACCCCAACTGCAGGGGACCGATCCAGCACCTCACAATGTGGAAGAATGGGGCATCCAACCGCATGAGCAAGAAGGTAAAGGAATTTATTGCTTCAAACCAGAGTGTCACAATCCTAGTTATTTATGCAGTAAATAGATTTAACATGCAAAGGGTGATGATTTCTTCCCAAGTTTTGAAGTAACAAAGTAATGGTTGTGAGGATCTCACAAATGTTCCAATCCTCTATTGTATAAGATTACAAAACAAAGGTTTAACTTCTTATGTTAACAATGGACCTAGGTTCATGAGTTCATTTAATATTTCTCTCGGAACAATGGTGGTGATCATGTTATAGATAATAAAGTACACATAAATGTCATGTTTTTATGGTAAAATCTATATGCGCAACATGCCCTCAAGCAGGGAAATACCAGAAGGGTGTTGCAAAAGCATGCATTTCTACCACTTGGCTCCAAGTAGATGTTCTCATTTATCCCTGgatgtattatcaaagggtgttgGTTTTCCTATTGTTGTCACATAGGCACCGTTTCTATCATCCCTGGCACACCCTCCAATATCGTTGTTCGAGAGTGGCACACTGATAGGTTGATG
This region of Lolium perenne isolate Kyuss_39 chromosome 2, Kyuss_2.0, whole genome shotgun sequence genomic DNA includes:
- the LOC127333107 gene encoding transcription factor MYB41 codes for the protein MGRAPCCERTGLKKGPWTQEEDEKLVAYIKKHGQGNWRTMPKNAGLERCGKSCRLRWTNYLRPDIKRGRFSFEEEETIIQLHSILGNKWSAIAARLPGRTDNEIKNYWNTHIRKRLLRMGLDPVTHAPRLDLLDLSALLKPAAAYYPTQGDLDTLRALEPLAGYPDLLRLASTLLAAPTPASTTAEQQMLLPWLIQAQMAQQASNQQAPPQHATGADQFMPPNSAYQMPALVHANPAHQDHMVACGDYTHLPAYDGQVDYMPPLMQMVSDTSNQQWSGTVSSSNNNCNVGSGVSTPSSSPAAGRVNSASTTTTFCASASSFDAISAADTAGLFDMHLSDLLDVSDYM